The stretch of DNA GTACGAATCGAAGTCGTAGCCCTTCTCGACGGCGGTGTTGATCACCTGCTCGCGGCTTTCTTCTAAGGTGATGTAGATGGCCTTTTCGTCGTTTTCGAGGCCGTGGTGGAGAAACTGGAGGGCGAAGGTGGTTTTACCCGTCCCGGCGCTCCCGATGGCGACCATCAGCGAGCTTTCGGGAACCCCGCCTTGAATCATGTCGTCTAAGCCGAGAATCCCGATGTCGATGCGCGGGATGTCCGAGTCGATGGCGTCGTCTTCGAAATCTGTGCCACCTGAGCCACCGGGACCGGGAGCGGTTCCGAAGGCGCTCGCAAAGTCGTCGTCGAACAGCGAGTCGTCGCCAAGCCCGAACGAATCGTCACCGCCCATGCCGAAGTCGGCGTCGCTGCCCATCCCGAAGTCATCGCTATCCAACCCGAACTGGCCGTCTGCGCTCTCGGTCAAGTTTAAGCCGTCTGCGTCGTCCACCCCAAACGAGTCGGTTGCGGGAGGGGCGTCTTCGGGTGACGGGTCGTCTTGTTCGTCGGGTGTATCGTCTGTGGTGGTCGATTCGGTGGCTTCGTTCGCGTCTGTGTCGGCTGCATCAGCAGAGAGACCGCGTTCGAACCAGTCGTCATCCGCAGACTCAGGCTGTTCGTCGTCGCTCACGAACACCACCTCATGACTGGCCGCTGAGACATACGCTGACCTCGCGCCGATGCCTGATTAATGTTGCCCGAACGTGGGCAGATTTTTACACCGCCAGACGAATCGCCTCACATGAGAGTCGGTATCGTCGGCCAGCGCGGAAACCCACGGGCAGCGTCGCTCACCGACGAGATTCGAGAGAGCCTCCTCGCTGAGGGCGTCGGCGTTTGGGTTGACAAGGAGATGGCCACAGCCCTCGACATAGAGGGTCACGACATTCCGTCGATGAACGAGTGTGACCTCGTCGTGAGCATCGGCGGTGATGGCACGTTCCTGTTCGCCGCCCGCGGTGCCGAAGCCACGCCTGTCATGGGCGTGAACCTCGGAGAGGTGGGCTTTCTCAACGCAGTTTCGCCAGAGGAAGCAGTTGAGGCTGTCTCGAAAGAAGTCGCCCACCTGCGCGAAGCAGGCGAGATACGCACCCGGTCGATTCCCCGCCTGCAAGCCGAGGGAGAGGGGTGGTCGCTCCCGCCCGCGCTCAACGAAATCGTCGTCCAAGGCGACCAACGCGGCCACGGACAAGGCCTCAGCATCGAAGTTCGAGTCGATGGCGCGCTGTACTCGGGCGGGCACGCAGACGGCGTGCTCATCGCCACGCCAACGGGGTCTACGGCGTACAATCTGAGCGAGGGTGGCCCGCTCGTCCATCCGTCTGTTCGGAGCCTCGTCGTGACCGAGATGTGTGCGACCGAGTCGATGCCGCCGCTCGTGGCGGACGTCGAAAGCGAGGTCGTGATTCGCGTCGCGGATGCGGACACCGCCGTCGTCATCAGCGACGGTCGGACGAAAGAGTACGTCACGCCGCCCGCAGAGATTCGGGTGTCGGTGGCGGAGAGTCCGATGCACGTCGCAGGGCCGCCACTCGATTTCTTCACGGCACTCGGCAAGCTCGACTGAGATGTCACCTATCGTAACCCATAATCGCGCGCGGGTTCTTACTGCGGACAATGGCCCATCAACTGCCTGACGTACAGGCGACAAGCCCGGACGTCACCGTGGGGCTGAATCGCGTTGGCGTTACTGGCGTCGAGAAACTCGTCAAACTCGCTCGGAAAGACAAGCGGCCAATCGTCCTGACGGCCGATTTCTCCGTGTTCGTAGACCTCCCGAGCTGGCGGAAAGGCGCGGATATGTCTCGCAACATGGAGGTGATAGACGAGGTGCTAGAACAGGCCGTGAGCGAACCGGCCTACCGCGTCGAAGACGTGTGCGGCGACGCCGCAGAGCGCCTGCTCAAGAAACATAAGTACACGAGTCGCGCCGAGGTGCATATGGAGGCCGAGCTCGTCATCCGTGACCGCACGCCCGCGAGCGACTTAGAGACCCAGAGCACCATCGACATCATCGCGTCGGCGGAGGCGACAGAAGAAGGTACCTTCGAAGAAATCGGCGCGCGCGTTGTCGGCATGACGGTGTGTCCGTGCTCACAAGGCATGTCGGAATCGCGCGCCCGCGACACACTCGAACAGCTTGCCGTGGACAAGGACACCATCGACGCCTTCCTCGAAAAAGTTCCACAACCGGGCCACTCCCAGCGCGGGCACGCCACGCTGACCGTCAAATGCCGCGACGCGCCGAAAGTAGACCTCATGGATATCGTCGAGGTGGCGCGCGATTCGATGAGCGCGCGCATCTATAACCTCGCAAAGCGCCCGGACGAAGACCACATGACCTACGAGGCACACGCGAACGCGAAGTTCGTCGAAGACTGCGTGCGGGCAATGGCAGAGGACGTGGTCGAACGGTTCGACCAACTCCCCGACACGACGGTCGTCACGATGAAACAGTCGAACGACGAGTCCATCCACCAGCACAACGCCCACGCAGAACGGGTCGCAGAGATGGGCAGCCTCCGCGCAGAAGTAAACGGCGACTAAGTTAGCGAATTTTTGCGACTCTGGCGTTGCCCGAGGTGGCGTCGATGTGGACGTTGAACGTATCGCCATCGCTTTCGGCCCGCACAATCCACGTGCTGCTCTCTTGGTAGGGTGTCTCGGGGACCGTGGTGAGGGCGATTCCTTCGCGTTCGAGGGCGTCTCGCGCCACCTCGATGGCCTCGTCGTCGGTGGTCACGGCCTTGTTCGGACGCATGAGTTTCACGGTCAACACGGGCGTGTTTCCGGTGCGGATGACGCGCTCGGTCACGCTGCCTAGGAGATAGCGGTCGAACCCGCGCCGTCCGTGGGTCCCCATGACGATGAGGTCGGCGTTAATTTTGTCCGCGTAGGCGAGGATTTCTGCGTGCGGTGCCCCGCGAAGGACCGCCGTTGTGACCGCAACGTCTCGCTCTGCGGCGAGCCCGGCGACGCGCTCGGTCGCGGCCTCGGCTTCGTCTTCAAGCGACGAGAGCACCTGTTCTACGTTGCGCGCTGGAATGTCCGCATCGTCTACGACAAAGCAGGTGTAGAGTTCGCCGCCGCTGAGCACCGCAAGGTCGAGGGCGTATTCGACAACCCGAGTCGTGAGTGGGCTGCCGTCTGTGGGAACGAGAATTCGGTCGTACATCACACTCACAGAGAAGCAGGCAGCGGACAAAACACAAGAAGACGATTCTCAGGCCGTAAGAATACGGGTAAACAGTTACGGTCTCAGAGAGTGACTATCAATATAGTTGTCATTCGGAGGGCCGCAGATGCGAGCAGTTCCGGAGGACACGGGGGAAGACAATGACGAAATCACAACCGAAAGAGAACACGCACGCTGCAGGGGAGGGTGCGCTGTTACCGGCGACCGGCATCGAATTCGACCTACAATCCGTGCTCGTGCGGTACCAGCACGCACCGGACGAACTGACCGTGTTTCCGCGGGACAGAAGCGAGGCAGACGTGTACACGACGTGGATTACGGCGAGCGAAGGGTCGTACGTCGACCTGAGCGAGATGTGCTGAGTCTCGTCGCCTCAAAACGAGAGGGGACGCGCAGTCTCCCAACGGGGGGAGAACTCATTCGTGATACCGGTTGCGAAGCTCCGGTCTTTTAAATCTATCATCGCAAAGATTTCTTCGGTGTCGAGCGGATGGGGAACCTCGATGACGACTTCCGTGCCGTCGATGACGTTGAACGTCCCGCTCACGTCGTCGCTCGTCCGCACCTCGAAGTCGGGGTGCGAAGAGAGCGTGGCTGCATAGTGGTCGCCAACGGATTCCGGCAGGAGGTCGACCAGCTCGGGGCGCATCAACACCTTGACCGAAACGCCGCGGTCGAGGGCGTTTTGGAGTTGTTCTGCAACGAGTGCCCCGATTTCGCCGATGTCGAACTGCTGGCCGAGCGTTGAGGCGACGATGACGATGGTGTCGTCTGCGGCCGCGAGGCGTTCGAGAAGCAGGTCAATCGTCTGCGTCGGCCCGACCGCCGCCGTCCAGAACGTTTCTTCGACGGGTTCTGCGGCATCGAGTTCGTGGGCGAGTTCGTCGACAATGTCCTCGTACTGGTCTTTTTTCTGGTCGAGTTCGCGCTTTTTGTCATCGAGGAGTCGGTCGAGCGCGGTGGTCGGTTCGACGGCGACATACTTTTTCGGGCGACTCGCGCTCTGGCTGCGCACGAGGTTGTACGTCTCGATGCTGTTCAGAATGTCGTAGATGCGACCCATCGGCACATCACTCGCCCGCGACAGTTCCTTTGCCGTGGTCGGACCGGTCTGCAAGAGCGCGCGATACGCCCGCGCTTCGTACTCAGACAGCCCCAAATCTCTCAGGCTCGCCATATACACCCTGTTTTGGCGGGAGGGGGTATAAACGAAGGGGCAGTTTACTCTTCGTCAGTCTGATCAGTAGCCGTCACGGTGGCTAGCAACTCATCGGGGGTTTCGACGGTGTGGCTCTCGCCGTCGATGGTCACACGCGCCGTCCCCGGTGCAACATCACTCTCGGGGATAACGATTTTTTCGTGGTCGGGGAGTTGGAGTGCGGCGAGGTGCAGTGGCGAACCAACTGCGCCGACGGAGACGGTGAGCGGTGCGTCGGTGAGCCGAGCAGCCGTCGTCGCGTAGCCCGCGACCTGCACGTTCATGCGGTCTGCCGCCCCCGCGAACGATTCGATGGCTTCCCGAGCGACGGTTCGGTAGGTGTCGTTGTCGGTGAGGAGTGCGAGGTCGAGCAGCGCGTCTGCGAACTCGGCGTTCGCGTCGAGCGGGCGAAGCGGCAGCGAGAGCAAGCCAAGTCCGTCCGTCGGCCCATCGAGGAACGAGGTACCGTCGCGGCGGTGTTCGATGGTGTAGTCGGCGACGGTGCGGGCGAGCGATTCGTACTCGCCGAGCACCTGCATCGCTGTGGTGAGTGCGTCGAGGACACGCGCCTGGTCTGCGAGCAGGCCACTCTCGCTTTCCTCGCCGTCGAAATGAGCGACTGCGCCGTCGTCTGCGATGAGGGTGTCAGAGAGGTAGCGAAGCGCGCGCTCGGCAAACGCCTTCGACTGCTCGTGGCCCGTCGCGGCGTAGAGCGTGAGCAGGGCGTCGATGGCGAGGCCGTTCCAGTCGGCGAACGCGGTCTCGTCAACCTGTGGCTCGTCGGCGTTCGCGCGGTCTTCGAGTGGCAGGCCGTAGTACTCGTCGTCCGGGCGCTGGCTCCCCGCAAACGCCTCGCCGTTCCAGAGCGTCGTCGTGAGGAACTCAGCCGAGGTTTCGGCCGTCTCCTTGTACTCCTCGTGGCCGGTATAGCGGTAGGCAGTGGCGAAAGTGCGCACGAGCGCAGCGTTCACGTCGAGGACTTTCTCGCGGTGTGGGTTGCTCCAGTCTACGTCCTCTGCAAAGCGGAAGAAGCCGCCATCGAAATCGTCGTAGAGGTGCGACTGGATGGCGTCTAAGGTGCGGATGGCCTGCTGTTGTTCGCGCTTTAACGCGAACTCGATGGTGCGCGCGAGCGGGAATTTGGGCGCGTCGCCCCAGCCGCCGTGTTCGGTGTCGAACTCGCCCGCGAGTTGGGCGAACAGTTCGCCTTCGATGGTCGGCGAAAGCGGTGCCTGCGGCGTGTCTGCGTCCTGTAGCGCCCGCGGGACGCGACCGGCCGAGGTGCCCTTGCTGTCCCACGCGCGGCGAACGCTGTCGAGCACTTGGCGCATGCCGCCTTGGGCGAGGAATCCGGCTCCAGAGATGAGTTTGCCCTCCGGGGTGAGGAACACGGTCGAGGGAAAGCCGCCCATGTTGTAGCGGTCGCGGATACGCGGGTGGCGGTCTACGTCCACGCGCATCGGCACGAAGCCGTCGTTCAGGTGGGCGGCGATGCGCGGCTCTGCGTAGGTCTCTGCGTCCATCTCGTGACACCAGTCACACCACGTCGCAGAGAGCGCGAGCAGGAGGGGCTTTTTCTCCTCCTTGGCCTCTGTGAAGGCCGCGTCGCCCCACTCGCGCCACTCGACCAGCGTCTCGACTGCAGGGTCGTCCATGCGCGGGCCTTGGGAAGGGTTGGGCAAAGGGGTTCTCATCCGCAAGTATTTCACGCTGCCACCGTTATGCCAACCCATGTTGCTGCGGATTGCAGCCGTCTTGCTGCTGATTCCCGTGCTCGACGCGATGCTACTGGTGGTTCTCGCCGGAGAAATCGGTGGCGTCGCAACCGTCGCGCTGGTCGTCCTCACCGCGCTCATCGGGATGCTCCTTGTGCGCGCCGAGGGCCGCCACACGCTCAGAAAGATAACCACCAAGCTCGAACGCGGCGAACCGCCGACAAACGAGCTGTTAGACGGCGGCCTCCTGCTCGTCGCGGGCGCGCTGTTGCTCACCCCCGGCATCGTCACCGACCTCGTGGGCTTCATCTTCATCATCCCGATTACGCGCATCCCGATTCGGATGGCCGTCAAACGCTGGTTCGTGACGCCGTACCTCGACAAGCGCATGGACGGCTTCGTCACCGGGAACGTCTACACCGCTGGCTTCCCGAACGAAGACGACTTCGACGGGTCCGACGACGACACCGTGGACGTAGATGGGTTCACCGTCGAGCGCGAGGACGACGATGACCGGCGTTCCTCGGGAAGTCACGACGCCCCATAGGGCTGGAGAAAAGAAACGCTTAAACACAACACCGCGCAACGATAAAATGCGCCAACCTGGGCCAATAGCTCAGTCAGGTTGAGCGCTCGGCTGATAACCGGGAGGTCCGCGGTTCAAATCCGCGTTGGCCCACTACGGGCGACATTCGTCGCCATGGTGGTTGGGCCGCAAACTCCCCAGCCACCTAACTTTCGGATACTACAACTTCGGTGAGTGAAGACGTCGTCAAATCGGACGACAGAGTGCGACAATCCCGTCTATTCTGAACACCTATCTCCGCGAGAAAAACACCGCAAGTCCCACCAGTAACAACCCTATTCCCCACCAGAGCGAGTCACCCGGAAGTACCACGAGAAGGAGCGTCACAATGCCCGAAGAGATGAGCGACCAGCCAATCGTCGTTTGATACGACATAGGCCGTCAAGTGTCGCCAGCGCCATCCCTATTTGGCTTGTGTGTGCAAGGTCGTCTCAAGCCCGCTTTATCGCACCTCCAGCCGTAGTTTTCTAGGACACATGACAATCGTCAAAGCCGAAGACGCGAGAGCCGAATCGTTCCGGGGAACCAACTTCGAGGTGCTCGCGGTTGGCGAGAACTCGATGGTCACGAAGATGCACTTCGAGAAGGGGACGGACGTACCGACCCACAGCCACGAGAGCGAGCAGAGCGGCTACGTCGTTTCTGGAAAGTACCGCCTCACGTTCGGTGAGTACGACGAGGTACTCGAAGCCGGTGACAGCTACTCGATTCCCGGCAACGTCGAGCACACCTACGAGGTGCTCGAATCGGGTATCGTCATCGACGTGTTTTCGCCGCCCCGCGAGGACTACGTCTGACCAAAACGTACGAATACCAACCCAACTTACACTCACGTATGGCTTCAGGAACGTTTGGCTGGGTGGTCTGGGCACTGCTTCTCGTCCTCTCTGTGGCGTTCATCTGGGAAGATGCGGTCGTGTGGCTACGGCAGGGCACCCTCCCCGGAATCGAATTTTTCCTCGTGGGCCTCGTGAGCCTCGGGTTGTTGTTCGTGTTGCTCCGCGAGATGCCCCGCCCGGTAAAGCGCCGATAGCCTGGGCGACGGCTATAGTGGTCGGCGTCGTACATGACGTATGGCAATCAACTCAATTCTCGTCCCGACGGACGGCTCGCCCATGGCCGAACGGGCGCTTCGACACGCGGTAGAGGAGTATCCCGACGCCGCAATCACCGCGTTTCACGTCCTCGATTTCCGCGGGAGCGACAGCTATCCCGGCGGCTGGGGTGAAGCACCCGGGACGTGGGAGGAGTGGCTGGAGCACGCCCGCGAGGAGGAGCAGGCGCTGTTCGAGCAGGTGCAGGCGGTTGCCGCGGAGTACGACCACGACATCGAGACGGATTCGATGGTCGGCCAGACGACGCGAGCGATTCTCGACTACGTCGAAACCCACGACTTCGACCTCGTGGTGATGGGCAGCCACGGGCGCACGGGCGTGTCGCGCATCCTCCTCGGCAGCGTCGCAGAGACAGTCACCCGGCGGTCGCCAACACCCGTGGTGGTCGTCAGGTGACCACGATTTCGGGGGCGTGGTCGGAAGCTGAGATTGCGGCCTTCCTCGCTGAGACGGTCGTGCCCGTCCGGCTCGCGTGTACCACGCCCGGCGGCACACTGTGGATGCTCTCGCTGTGGTTTCAGTATGAGGAAGGGATCTTCTGGTGTGCGACCGGGAAAGACGCAGACGTGGTTCGCTACCTCAACTCGTCGCCCGAGGTCGCCTTCGAGGTGTCCACGAACGACCCACCCTATCGCGGCGTGCGCGGCCGGGGCGTGGCGACGATTACGCCGGATACAGAAAAATCACTGCTCACCGACCTCTTAGTGCGGTATCTCGGCGGCACCGAGTCGTCACTCGCCCGGAAGTTACTCAGCGCAGCCCGCGAGGAGGTGCGCATCGAAATCGTCCCGGAAAAACTCTATTCGTGGGACTACAGCGAGCGCATGGCCGATGCAGTGGACGCACAGTCGGAGAACTCGACGTGAAATCGACTGCGCATCGAGTCAGATAGAAAACAAGTAGGTGAACTGTGTTTTTACCTGCTCCGGACGAACCCGAACTATGGTCGTCATTACTGCGCTCACACTCGCAGGCCTCTTCGCAATTGTTGTGTTGGTGCTTGCAAGCGCATTCTTTTCGTCTGCGGAGATTGCTATCTTTTCGCTCGAAGACCACAAGGTCGAAGCCGAGGACGGAGCGCCTCCCGGCGACGAGGATACCCGAAAACGCACACTCAAGCAGTTGCGAGACAATCCACACCGGCTCCTTGTGACGATTCTCGTCGGAAACAACGTCGTCAACATCGCCACTGCGAGCGTGGCGACGGGGCTGTTGGTCACGTTTCTCCCGGCGGGGTCTGCGATTACCGTCTCCACCATCCTCGTGAGCTTCGTCGTCCTCGTGTTCGGGGAGATTACGCCGAAGTCCTACGCCATCACGAACGCCGAATCGTGGTCGCTCCGGGTGTCTCGTCCGCTTGCCACACTGCAAAAACTGCTCTACCCCGTCGTCGTCAGCCTCGAAATGCTTACGAGCGCTATCGCCACCCTCGTCGGCGGGAGTACGGAGTACGAATCGCCCGCAGTGACGCGAGAAGAAATCACTGCACTCGTCCGGTCTGCCGGTCGTGCGGGCGTTCTCGACAGCGATGAACAACAGATGATTCAGCGAATTTTCCGGTTTTCGAGCATCACGGCCCGCGAGGTGATGGTGCCGCGTGTCGAGGTCTTGAGCGTCCCGCTCGACACCTCGTGTGCGGACGTCGTTTCGCTCTGTGCGACCGAGCGGGTGACGCGCGTGCCCGTGTACGCGGACACCATCGACCACATCACCGGCTACGTTGACCTCCGCGACGTGGTCGGAAACCAAGACGAGGGAACGCCGCTTTCGACCTTCGTCAGACCCGTTCTGCACGTCTTCGAGGCGCGAGAGATAGACGAAGTGCTCACCGACCTCCAAGACGAGCGACTGGAGTTGGCCGTCGTCATCGACGAGTTCGGGACGACGGCGGGCTTGCTCACCGCAGAGGATATCGTTGAAGAAATCGTCGGTGAAATCTTCGACGCAGACGAAGAGCAAGCAATCGCCACCCTTCACCGCGGGTCGGTCACGGCACGTGGCGACGCGAAAATCGAAGACGTAAATCACGCTCTCGACGCACAGCTTCCGACCGAAGACGGGTTAGAGACGATTGCGGCGTTCATCTACAACGAGCTGGGTAGACCCGCAGAATCGGGTGAGATACTCACCTACGACGGCCTCCGAGTGACGGTTGGGGCAGTCGAAAACAACCGCATCCTCCGCGTCAGAGTTGAACGAATAGCGACGGATGGGGAGAGCACGCAGACGCCGGAGTGAGGCAGAGAGACACAGAAAGACACGGACACGCCACTCGAGCGAATCGCTCTGACGATGCCGAACACAATGCGAGACGAGCGAAGGAACTGACCGAAAATCAGACGCGCGGCGGGGCGATGACCTCTTCTGGGGTCATCTGGGATTCACTGGTCGAAAGCCGCATCCACCGGCTGATGTCGTTGATGCGGAGTTTCATCCGTACGGGCAGCGAGTGCACCGACGTGTAGCCGGGGAACAGCTTCTGGTCTAAGTTGTACCGGTCGTAGACGACGCGGCGGTCTGGCCACGGGTTGCCTGCGGCTTCGAGACCGGGGACGACCCGCCGGAGGAACGTCTCGACTTCGTTCAACTGCGAGGAGTCGTGTGGGCGGTCTGGTGGCCGGTGGTTCAGCATGTCCGGGTCAAGCTTTCGCAGCGCCTTCAGGTAGGTCTGCTCGTTGCGGTGTTCCGGCGGCGTCTTCAAGTGCCACTCGATGAGTTCCTTGTCGGCGGCGATGAAGGCGTCCAGATAGTTCGACGCGAGGTGCGTGTGGAACGCCTGAGTCGGCATCGCGCGGACGGTGAACAGTTCGATGGCGTCGTACACCGACTCACAGCGGTCGGTAAAGCGGCCGAACTCGGAGCGAATCTGCTCGCGGATGAACGTCGAAGCATCGTTTGCGTCCACCGACGCGCTTGTGAGGTCTAAGCTCTCGTTGCTGCTGAACATCCCGAGCGTCGTGGCGAGGTGCTCGATGGGGTCTGGGTCGGGGTCGAGGCGCTCGCGTGGGACGGTTTTCCCGAGGATTTCGATACCGTCGCGGGGCAGGAAGTGCCCGCGCAGGAGGGTGTCGAACAACAGGCCGTGGAACAGCGTATCGACCTGCATCTCGTCGTCGTAGCCGCCGTGGTGGATGTGGAGCGACTCTTTGACGCCGTTGGTGTGCTTGATGACCTCGTCGCCGGTGTTCAGGTACTTGTCGTCGGTTTCGAGCACCGAGTGAGACGCGTCGTACTGGTCTGCGAGGCGTTTTGCCACCTCGACTTCGGGCGTCCCCGTCGTACCGATGGTGAACGTCTCG from Haladaptatus sp. ZSTT2 encodes:
- a CDS encoding KaiC domain-containing protein — its product is MSDDEQPESADDDWFERGLSADAADTDANEATESTTTDDTPDEQDDPSPEDAPPATDSFGVDDADGLNLTESADGQFGLDSDDFGMGSDADFGMGGDDSFGLGDDSLFDDDFASAFGTAPGPGGSGGTDFEDDAIDSDIPRIDIGILGLDDMIQGGVPESSLMVAIGSAGTGKTTFALQFLHHGLENDEKAIYITLEESREQVINTAVEKGYDFDSYVDNGQLAVIDLDPVEMANSLDNIRSELPELISEFGASRFVLDSVSLLEMMYDQQAKRRTEIFNFTRALKHAGITTMLTSEASDDNPYASRHGIVEYLTDAVFILQYVRPSDFRETRLAVEIQKIRNANHSRETKPYEITGTGLSVYQQANIF
- a CDS encoding NAD(+)/NADH kinase, with amino-acid sequence MRVGIVGQRGNPRAASLTDEIRESLLAEGVGVWVDKEMATALDIEGHDIPSMNECDLVVSIGGDGTFLFAARGAEATPVMGVNLGEVGFLNAVSPEEAVEAVSKEVAHLREAGEIRTRSIPRLQAEGEGWSLPPALNEIVVQGDQRGHGQGLSIEVRVDGALYSGGHADGVLIATPTGSTAYNLSEGGPLVHPSVRSLVVTEMCATESMPPLVADVESEVVIRVADADTAVVISDGRTKEYVTPPAEIRVSVAESPMHVAGPPLDFFTALGKLD
- the mptA gene encoding GTP cyclohydrolase MptA, coding for MAHQLPDVQATSPDVTVGLNRVGVTGVEKLVKLARKDKRPIVLTADFSVFVDLPSWRKGADMSRNMEVIDEVLEQAVSEPAYRVEDVCGDAAERLLKKHKYTSRAEVHMEAELVIRDRTPASDLETQSTIDIIASAEATEEGTFEEIGARVVGMTVCPCSQGMSESRARDTLEQLAVDKDTIDAFLEKVPQPGHSQRGHATLTVKCRDAPKVDLMDIVEVARDSMSARIYNLAKRPDEDHMTYEAHANAKFVEDCVRAMAEDVVERFDQLPDTTVVTMKQSNDESIHQHNAHAERVAEMGSLRAEVNGD
- a CDS encoding universal stress protein, encoding MYDRILVPTDGSPLTTRVVEYALDLAVLSGGELYTCFVVDDADIPARNVEQVLSSLEDEAEAATERVAGLAAERDVAVTTAVLRGAPHAEILAYADKINADLIVMGTHGRRGFDRYLLGSVTERVIRTGNTPVLTVKLMRPNKAVTTDDEAIEVARDALEREGIALTTVPETPYQESSTWIVRAESDGDTFNVHIDATSGNARVAKIR
- a CDS encoding DUF7511 domain-containing protein; this translates as MTKSQPKENTHAAGEGALLPATGIEFDLQSVLVRYQHAPDELTVFPRDRSEADVYTTWITASEGSYVDLSEMC
- a CDS encoding TrmB family transcriptional regulator codes for the protein MASLRDLGLSEYEARAYRALLQTGPTTAKELSRASDVPMGRIYDILNSIETYNLVRSQSASRPKKYVAVEPTTALDRLLDDKKRELDQKKDQYEDIVDELAHELDAAEPVEETFWTAAVGPTQTIDLLLERLAAADDTIVIVASTLGQQFDIGEIGALVAEQLQNALDRGVSVKVLMRPELVDLLPESVGDHYAATLSSHPDFEVRTSDDVSGTFNVIDGTEVVIEVPHPLDTEEIFAMIDLKDRSFATGITNEFSPRWETARPLSF
- a CDS encoding DUF255 domain-containing protein, whose protein sequence is MDDPAVETLVEWREWGDAAFTEAKEEKKPLLLALSATWCDWCHEMDAETYAEPRIAAHLNDGFVPMRVDVDRHPRIRDRYNMGGFPSTVFLTPEGKLISGAGFLAQGGMRQVLDSVRRAWDSKGTSAGRVPRALQDADTPQAPLSPTIEGELFAQLAGEFDTEHGGWGDAPKFPLARTIEFALKREQQQAIRTLDAIQSHLYDDFDGGFFRFAEDVDWSNPHREKVLDVNAALVRTFATAYRYTGHEEYKETAETSAEFLTTTLWNGEAFAGSQRPDDEYYGLPLEDRANADEPQVDETAFADWNGLAIDALLTLYAATGHEQSKAFAERALRYLSDTLIADDGAVAHFDGEESESGLLADQARVLDALTTAMQVLGEYESLARTVADYTIEHRRDGTSFLDGPTDGLGLLSLPLRPLDANAEFADALLDLALLTDNDTYRTVAREAIESFAGAADRMNVQVAGYATTAARLTDAPLTVSVGAVGSPLHLAALQLPDHEKIVIPESDVAPGTARVTIDGESHTVETPDELLATVTATDQTDEE
- a CDS encoding FxsA family protein; this encodes MLLRIAAVLLLIPVLDAMLLVVLAGEIGGVATVALVVLTALIGMLLVRAEGRHTLRKITTKLERGEPPTNELLDGGLLLVAGALLLTPGIVTDLVGFIFIIPITRIPIRMAVKRWFVTPYLDKRMDGFVTGNVYTAGFPNEDDFDGSDDDTVDVDGFTVEREDDDDRRSSGSHDAP
- a CDS encoding cupin domain-containing protein, whose protein sequence is MTIVKAEDARAESFRGTNFEVLAVGENSMVTKMHFEKGTDVPTHSHESEQSGYVVSGKYRLTFGEYDEVLEAGDSYSIPGNVEHTYEVLESGIVIDVFSPPREDYV
- a CDS encoding universal stress protein, which translates into the protein MAINSILVPTDGSPMAERALRHAVEEYPDAAITAFHVLDFRGSDSYPGGWGEAPGTWEEWLEHAREEEQALFEQVQAVAAEYDHDIETDSMVGQTTRAILDYVETHDFDLVVMGSHGRTGVSRILLGSVAETVTRRSPTPVVVVR
- a CDS encoding pyridoxamine 5'-phosphate oxidase family protein, with protein sequence MTTISGAWSEAEIAAFLAETVVPVRLACTTPGGTLWMLSLWFQYEEGIFWCATGKDADVVRYLNSSPEVAFEVSTNDPPYRGVRGRGVATITPDTEKSLLTDLLVRYLGGTESSLARKLLSAAREEVRIEIVPEKLYSWDYSERMADAVDAQSENST
- a CDS encoding hemolysin family protein, with protein sequence MVVITALTLAGLFAIVVLVLASAFFSSAEIAIFSLEDHKVEAEDGAPPGDEDTRKRTLKQLRDNPHRLLVTILVGNNVVNIATASVATGLLVTFLPAGSAITVSTILVSFVVLVFGEITPKSYAITNAESWSLRVSRPLATLQKLLYPVVVSLEMLTSAIATLVGGSTEYESPAVTREEITALVRSAGRAGVLDSDEQQMIQRIFRFSSITAREVMVPRVEVLSVPLDTSCADVVSLCATERVTRVPVYADTIDHITGYVDLRDVVGNQDEGTPLSTFVRPVLHVFEAREIDEVLTDLQDERLELAVVIDEFGTTAGLLTAEDIVEEIVGEIFDADEEQAIATLHRGSVTARGDAKIEDVNHALDAQLPTEDGLETIAAFIYNELGRPAESGEILTYDGLRVTVGAVENNRILRVRVERIATDGESTQTPE
- a CDS encoding asparagine synthase-related protein produces the protein MKKELFGVFGDRDDFTRYRSEYEFDRVLSGDVVTVGVRDIGLGIDGRTSIYNGDDGLCVIWGEVFPPNPVTKPPAEWLFERYKEDGDEAFGENNGSSVILIEHDGEAKIAVDTIRSWEVFYTDAPGKRVFGTDASQVARPIQTPEVTQKSLYEFLHLGFVLDGRTVFDQLRRVPFDGYLTETGTDTLRRFVYEPEEFDYAEELARRLQRAIRRRSHLPGRKGLLLSAGYDSRCILSQLPEIDETFTIGTTGTPEVEVAKRLADQYDASHSVLETDDKYLNTGDEVIKHTNGVKESLHIHHGGYDDEMQVDTLFHGLLFDTLLRGHFLPRDGIEILGKTVPRERLDPDPDPIEHLATTLGMFSSNESLDLTSASVDANDASTFIREQIRSEFGRFTDRCESVYDAIELFTVRAMPTQAFHTHLASNYLDAFIAADKELIEWHLKTPPEHRNEQTYLKALRKLDPDMLNHRPPDRPHDSSQLNEVETFLRRVVPGLEAAGNPWPDRRVVYDRYNLDQKLFPGYTSVHSLPVRMKLRINDISRWMRLSTSESQMTPEEVIAPPRV